A stretch of the Malus sylvestris chromosome 10, drMalSylv7.2, whole genome shotgun sequence genome encodes the following:
- the LOC126586295 gene encoding zinc finger protein CONSTANS-LIKE 3-like, producing the protein MASIPHQFYNDHSLPSDFYWYPIPVVNGENGCSTAVLGGTVWSASTNCEESLVPFCDSSNAAINFDVVSPESDISSSVMAASFPELQGFSEDIAVPGTYSEYGNMGLHVIGGTPNFGGELNLPYICEQFREDSFTGFMSADFKPFSFAGQENWAINQDNQQVPTVEDQSTMKVGRYSEEERKERIDRYLKKRNQRNFNKTIKYACRKTLADRRVRVRGRFARNTDHHEEIAQKKTQSNIQTCKDQRSEPFCSSGAVQKYDEDDWLQEAVASLMYFPYVTG; encoded by the exons ATGGCTTCCATTCCTCATCAATTCTACAATGACCATTCACTCCCTTCTGATTTTTACTGGTACCCAATTCCAGTGGTGAACGGAGAAAATGGTTGCAGTACTGCAGTTTTAGGTGGAACAGTGTGGAGTGCTAGTACCAATTGTGAAGAAAGCTTGGTACCGTTTTGTGATAGTAGCAATGCTGCGATTAATTTTGATGTGGTGTCACCAGAATCCGACATCTCTTCGTCTGTTATGGCAGCTTCGTTCCCAGAGCTACAAGGATTTTCGGAAGATATTGCTGTCCCTGGTACATATTCGGAATATGGTAATATGGGGTTGCATGTAATTGGAGGGACTCCCAATTTTGGTGGAGAATTAAACCTTCCTTATATCTGTGAGCAGTTCAGGGAGGATAGTTTTACTGGATTCATGTCAGCCGATTTCAAGCCGTTTAGCTTTGCTGGTCAAGAAAATTGG GCAATTAATCAAGACAATCAGCAGGTGCCTACAGTTGAAGATCAGTCTACTATGAAGGTGGGAAGGTAttcagaagaagaaaggaaagaaaggatTGACAgatatttaaagaaaagaaaCCAAAGGAACTTCAACAAAACTATTAAG TATGCTTGTCGCAAAACCCTAGCTGATAGAAGGGTCCGAGTTCGAGGGAGATTTGCAAGGAACACTGATCATCATGAGGAAATAGCACAGAAAAAGACTCAGAGCAATATACAAACTTGCAAAGATCAGCGATCAGAACCGTTCTGTAGTAGTGGTGCCGTCCAG AAATATGACGAAGATGATTGGCTGCAAGAGGCTGTGGCAAGTCTAATGTACTTCCCTTATGTCACTGGTTGA
- the LOC126586283 gene encoding peptidyl-prolyl cis-trans isomerase CYP59-like isoform X2 — MSVLIVTSLGEIVVDLHTDKCPLTCKNFLKLCKIKYYNGCLFHTVQKDFTAQTGDPTGTGSGGDSVYKFLYGDQARFFNDEIHLDLKHSKTGTVAMASAGENLNASQFYLTLRDDLDYLDGKHTIFGEIAEGFETLTRINEAYVDENNRPYKNIRIKHTYILDDPFDDPSQLAELIPDASPEGKPRDEVDDNVRLEDDWVPLDEQLGPLELEERLRAKDAHSSAVVLESIGDIPDVEIKPPDNVLFVCKLNPVTEDEDLHTIFSRFGTVQAADIIRDFKTGDSLCYAFIEFETREACEQAYFKMDNALIDDRRIHVDFSQSVAKLWSQYRRKDQKGKGKGCFKCGALDHIAKDCTGDPANTQQPQKYILKDDNGQRGGGKNSSYDMVFDGDTPEIPRQEKRSQGHNNDHGVEKQRMNRRSSEEPRHRDRENKDSSYRDRHSDRSRGYREDSSQDGKANRSSGSRSGRDHPEEGRDRDRRKDRQRDTDDKTDQRESRKRDADDGIYADRRGDKDYRRSTDSDRENHKERQRNIDNKVDQRESGKRYADDGERGDVNYRKRSADSDRLAGRSSDSGDYRKSSVERRDETEYKKRYVDGERRDKRDDPVHKKRSADVDAHRGTREREHRRR; from the exons ATGTCAGTGCTTATAGTGACAAGCTTAGGAGAGATAGTTGTGGATTTGCATACAGACAAGTGCCCTCTGACTTGTAAAAACTTCTTGAAGCTCTGCAA GATAAAGTATTATAATGGGTGTCTTTTTCACACGGTTCAGAAGGATTTTACTGCACAGACTGGTGACCCAACTGGAACGGGTTCTGGTGGCGATTCCGTCTACAA ATTTTTATATGGTGATCAGGCGCGCTTTTTCAATGATGAGATTCATCTTGATTTGAAGCATTCTAAGACAGGCACGGTTGCAATGGCTAGTGCGGGAGAGAATCTCAATGCTTCTCAG ttctACTTGACATTGCGTGATGATCTAGACTATCTTGATGGAAAGCACACA ATTTTTGGTGAGATAGCAGAGggatttgagacattgacaAGGATCAATGAGGCTTATGTGGATGAGAACAACAGACCCTATAAGAATATCCG AATCAAACATACTTACATATTGGATGATCCTTTTGATGATCCTTCACAACTAGCTGAGTTAATTCCCGACGCCTCCCCTGAAGGAAAACCAAGGGATGAG GTTGATGATAATGTGCGGCTTGAAGATGACTGGGTTCCTCTGGATGAACAACTAGGTCCACTAGAACTTGAAGAGCGTCTTCGTGCCAAAGACGCACATTCCAGTGCGGTTGTACTTGAGAGT ATTGGGGATATTCCTGATGTTGAGATAAAACCTCCCGACAATGTGCTATTTGTTTGTAAATTGAATCCAGTCACTGAA GATGAGGACTTGCACACAATTTTTTCGCGTTTTGGAACTGTTCAAGC GGCTGATATAATCCGTGATTTCAAGACTGGAGATAGCTTATGCTATGCATTCATAG AATTTGAGACCAGAGAAGCATGCGAACAAGCATATTTTAAG ATGGATAATGCTTTGATTGATGACCGGAGAATACACGTGGATTTTAGTCAAAGTGTTGCAAAACTGTGGTCCCAGTACAGGCGCAAAGATCAAAAGGGCAAAG GCAAAGGGTGCTTCAAATGTGGTGCACTTGATCACATTGCCAAGGATTGCACTGGTGATCCTGCCAACACACAGCAACCTCAAAAGTACATATTGAAGGATGATAATGGACAGCGTGGTGGCGGCAAGAACTCTAG TTATGATATGGTATTTGATGGAGACACTCCGGAAATTCCGAGGCAAGAAAAGAGAAGTCAAGGTCACAATAATGACCACGGAGTTGAGAAACAAAGGATGAATAGGCGGAGTTCCGAGGAACCAAGGCATAGGGATCGAGAAAACAAAGACTCAAGTTATAGGGATAGGCACAGTGACAGAAGTAGAGGGTACAGAGAGGATTCAAGTCAAGACGGTAAAGCAAATCGATCCAGTGGAAGCAGAAGTGGTCGAGATCATCCTGAAGAGGGAAGGGATAGAGATAGGCGTAAGGACAGACAAAGAGACACAGATGACAAGACAGATCAGCGTGAGAGCAGAAAGAGAGATGCAGATGATGGTATCTATGCAGACAGGAGGGGTGACAAAGACTACAGGAGGAGTACAGACAGTGATAGAGAGAATCACAAGGAGAGGCAGAGAAACATAGATAATAAGGTCGATCAGCGGGAGAGTGGAAAGAGATATGCAGATGATGGTGAGAGGGGTGACGTAAATTACAGAAAGAGGAGTGCAGACAGTGATAGACTAGCGGGACGGAGTAGTGACAGTGGAGATTATAGAAAGAGCAGTGTAGAGAGGAGGGATGAAACAGAGTATAAAAAGAGATATGTAGATGGTGAACGTCGAGACAAGAGAGACGACCCAGTCCATAAGAAAAGAAGTGCAGATGTTGATGCCCATAGAG GTACAAGGGAAAGAGAACATAGAAGGCGATGA
- the LOC126586292 gene encoding uncharacterized protein At4g15545-like — translation MSQGSGTVVVVGGGGGGDGGLEFQLPDEILSVIPSDPYDQLDLARKITSMAIASRVSKLESEMGKMRQKLQDKDRVVFELEERVSRLQHANHEAESRLRIALDENLKVSKERDSLALTTKKLSRDLAKLETFKRQLMQSLNDDNGSPAETVDIGTVPKAYPEKDEETNVYTGQYSSSGSTDKGATDEALKNSGQGFSLTPYITPRLTPTGTPKIISTSGSPRGYSAISSPQQSSGATSPQKPAYKERSSFSSWYSSSQQSSAANSPPRGRSHSGRTPRIDGKEFFRQARSRLSYEQFSAFLANIKELNAHKQTREETLRKAEEIFGTDNKDLYLSFQGLLNRNIH, via the exons ATGTCGCAGGGCAGTGGAACCGTTGTCGTCGTCGGCGGTGGTGGTGGGGGTGACGGGGGGCTGGAGTTTCAGCTGCCGGACGAGATCTTATCGGTTATACCGAGCGACCCGTACGACCAGCTGGATCTGGCGCGGAAGATTACGTCCATGGCCATAGCGTCTAGGGTTTCGAAGCTGGAGTCTGAGATGGGGAAAATGAGGCAGAAGCTCCAGGACAAAGATAGGGTTGTGTTTGAGCTGGAGGAAAGGGTTTCCCGCCTCCAGCACGCCAACCACGAGGCTGAGTCTCGCCTGAGAATTGCCCTGGATGAGAAT TTGAAGGTTTCCAAGGAACGAGATTCATTGGCATTGACTACAAAAAAGCTCAGCCGTGATTTAGCAAAG TTGGAGACATTTAAGAGACAACTAATGCAGTCACTGAATGATGATAACGGATCC CCAGCTGAAACTGTTGATATTGGCACAGTTCCTAAGGCATATCCTGAAAAGG ATGAGGAGACAAATGTCTACACTGGACAATATTCCTCAAGTGGTTCCACAGATAAGGGAGCAACTGATGAAG CCTTGAAGAATTCTGGTCAAGGATTTTCTCTGACTCCATATATCACTCCGCGGCTTACTCCAACTGGAACTCCAAAGATTATTTCCACAAGTGGGTCACCTAGAGGGTATTCTGCCATTTCTTCTCCTCAGCAATCCTCTGGTGCCACATCTCCCCAAAAACCCGCCTATAAAGAACGGAGTTCATTTTCTTCATGGTACTCGTCAAGCCAGCAGTCATCAGCAGCAAACTCTCCACCTCGTGGACGTTCACATTCAG GGCGTACTCCTAGAATTGACGGAAAAGAGTTCTTTCGTCAAGCCAG GAGCCGTCTATCATATGAGCAGTTCAGTGCATTTCTGGCTAACATCAAGGAACTAAATGCTCATAAGCAAACCAGAGAG GAAACTTTAAGGAAAGCAGAAGAAATATTCGGGACTGATAACAAAGATCTTTATTTATCATTCCAAGGACTGCTTAACCGCAATATACACTAG
- the LOC126586283 gene encoding peptidyl-prolyl cis-trans isomerase CYP59-like isoform X1, translating to MSVLIVTSLGEIVVDLHTDKCPLTCKNFLKLCKIKYYNGCLFHTVQKDFTAQTGDPTGTGSGGDSVYKFLYGDQARFFNDEIHLDLKHSKTGTVAMASAGENLNASQFYLTLRDDLDYLDGKHTIFGEIAEGFETLTRINEAYVDENNRPYKNIRIKHTYILDDPFDDPSQLAELIPDASPEGKPRDEVDDNVRLEDDWVPLDEQLGPLELEERLRAKDAHSSAVVLESIGDIPDVEIKPPDNVLFVCKLNPVTEDEDLHTIFSRFGTVQAADIIRDFKTGDSLCYAFIEFETREACEQAYFKMDNALIDDRRIHVDFSQSVAKLWSQYRRKDQKGKGKGCFKCGALDHIAKDCTGDPANTQQPQKYILKDDNGQRGGGKNSSYDMVFDGDTPEIPRQEKRSQGHNNDHGVEKQRMNRRSSEEPRHRDRENKDSSYRDRHSDRSRGYREDSSQDGKANRSSGSRSGRDHPEEGRDRDRRKDRQRDTDDKTDQRESRKRDADDGIYADRRGDKDYRRSTDSDRENHKERQRNIDNKVDQRESGKRYADDGERGDVNYRKRSADSDRLAGRSSDSGDYRKSSVERRDETEYKKRYVDGERRDKRDDPVHKKRSADVDAHRGRYVDGECRDKRDDPVHKKRSADVDAHRGTREREHRRR from the exons ATGTCAGTGCTTATAGTGACAAGCTTAGGAGAGATAGTTGTGGATTTGCATACAGACAAGTGCCCTCTGACTTGTAAAAACTTCTTGAAGCTCTGCAA GATAAAGTATTATAATGGGTGTCTTTTTCACACGGTTCAGAAGGATTTTACTGCACAGACTGGTGACCCAACTGGAACGGGTTCTGGTGGCGATTCCGTCTACAA ATTTTTATATGGTGATCAGGCGCGCTTTTTCAATGATGAGATTCATCTTGATTTGAAGCATTCTAAGACAGGCACGGTTGCAATGGCTAGTGCGGGAGAGAATCTCAATGCTTCTCAG ttctACTTGACATTGCGTGATGATCTAGACTATCTTGATGGAAAGCACACA ATTTTTGGTGAGATAGCAGAGggatttgagacattgacaAGGATCAATGAGGCTTATGTGGATGAGAACAACAGACCCTATAAGAATATCCG AATCAAACATACTTACATATTGGATGATCCTTTTGATGATCCTTCACAACTAGCTGAGTTAATTCCCGACGCCTCCCCTGAAGGAAAACCAAGGGATGAG GTTGATGATAATGTGCGGCTTGAAGATGACTGGGTTCCTCTGGATGAACAACTAGGTCCACTAGAACTTGAAGAGCGTCTTCGTGCCAAAGACGCACATTCCAGTGCGGTTGTACTTGAGAGT ATTGGGGATATTCCTGATGTTGAGATAAAACCTCCCGACAATGTGCTATTTGTTTGTAAATTGAATCCAGTCACTGAA GATGAGGACTTGCACACAATTTTTTCGCGTTTTGGAACTGTTCAAGC GGCTGATATAATCCGTGATTTCAAGACTGGAGATAGCTTATGCTATGCATTCATAG AATTTGAGACCAGAGAAGCATGCGAACAAGCATATTTTAAG ATGGATAATGCTTTGATTGATGACCGGAGAATACACGTGGATTTTAGTCAAAGTGTTGCAAAACTGTGGTCCCAGTACAGGCGCAAAGATCAAAAGGGCAAAG GCAAAGGGTGCTTCAAATGTGGTGCACTTGATCACATTGCCAAGGATTGCACTGGTGATCCTGCCAACACACAGCAACCTCAAAAGTACATATTGAAGGATGATAATGGACAGCGTGGTGGCGGCAAGAACTCTAG TTATGATATGGTATTTGATGGAGACACTCCGGAAATTCCGAGGCAAGAAAAGAGAAGTCAAGGTCACAATAATGACCACGGAGTTGAGAAACAAAGGATGAATAGGCGGAGTTCCGAGGAACCAAGGCATAGGGATCGAGAAAACAAAGACTCAAGTTATAGGGATAGGCACAGTGACAGAAGTAGAGGGTACAGAGAGGATTCAAGTCAAGACGGTAAAGCAAATCGATCCAGTGGAAGCAGAAGTGGTCGAGATCATCCTGAAGAGGGAAGGGATAGAGATAGGCGTAAGGACAGACAAAGAGACACAGATGACAAGACAGATCAGCGTGAGAGCAGAAAGAGAGATGCAGATGATGGTATCTATGCAGACAGGAGGGGTGACAAAGACTACAGGAGGAGTACAGACAGTGATAGAGAGAATCACAAGGAGAGGCAGAGAAACATAGATAATAAGGTCGATCAGCGGGAGAGTGGAAAGAGATATGCAGATGATGGTGAGAGGGGTGACGTAAATTACAGAAAGAGGAGTGCAGACAGTGATAGACTAGCGGGACGGAGTAGTGACAGTGGAGATTATAGAAAGAGCAGTGTAGAGAGGAGGGATGAAACAGAGTATAAAAAGAGATATGTAGATGGTGAACGTCGAGACAAGAGAGACGACCCAGTCCATAAGAAAAGAAGTGCAGATGTTGATGCCCATAGAGGTAGATATGTAGATGGTGAATGTCGAGACAAGAGAGACGACCCAGTCCATAAGAAAAGAAGTGCAGATGTTGATGCCCATAGAGGTACAAGGGAAAGAGAACATAGAAGGCGATGA